A genomic stretch from Novosphingobium resinovorum includes:
- a CDS encoding alpha/beta hydrolase, with translation MDAEARDVLDYLARLAPAAEGTPDDARWLENFRYQTRLLAGLDAPPMELHSVSHVVVPRTSTPALAIRLYRPHPGRLPLLLHMHGGGAIAGSVDGHDAALRMLASRTGWLVAAPLYRRAPEHRFPAQLEDGWRALGHLRDQADTLNIDASTIVISGDSIGGTLANALAMRGRDAVRETGSPAIAGQILLYPNTDLRRDADYPSRTRENGHIIALEDLERQIDLYLSRESDRHDPIVSPVLADPARLPSTLLVTCGADPLCDEGDAYGHLLASAGVPVRHDHFAGMIHAFMQTGGHTRATARLFDCIANWLQRFAPSP, from the coding sequence ATGGACGCCGAAGCCCGTGACGTGCTGGACTATCTCGCGCGGCTCGCGCCTGCGGCCGAAGGGACGCCGGACGATGCACGCTGGCTGGAGAATTTCCGCTACCAGACGCGGCTCCTCGCGGGCCTCGACGCTCCGCCGATGGAACTTCATTCGGTATCGCATGTCGTCGTGCCCCGGACCTCAACGCCCGCGCTTGCGATCCGGCTGTATCGTCCGCACCCTGGCCGCTTGCCGCTGCTGCTGCACATGCACGGCGGCGGCGCCATCGCCGGGTCCGTCGATGGCCACGACGCCGCCTTGCGGATGCTGGCCAGCCGCACCGGCTGGCTGGTCGCCGCGCCGCTCTACCGGCGAGCGCCCGAGCACAGGTTCCCGGCGCAGCTCGAGGACGGCTGGCGCGCGCTCGGCCATTTGCGCGATCAGGCGGACACCTTGAACATCGATGCGTCCACCATCGTCATCTCGGGTGACAGCATCGGCGGGACGCTCGCGAACGCCCTGGCGATGCGCGGCCGCGATGCCGTCCGGGAGACCGGGAGCCCCGCCATCGCGGGGCAGATCCTGCTCTATCCCAATACCGATCTGAGGCGCGATGCCGACTATCCCTCACGCACGCGCGAGAACGGCCACATCATCGCGCTCGAGGATCTCGAACGGCAGATCGACCTGTACCTGTCACGCGAAAGCGATCGTCACGATCCGATTGTCTCGCCAGTCCTTGCCGATCCGGCGCGTCTGCCTTCAACTCTGCTGGTGACATGCGGGGCGGATCCCCTTTGCGACGAGGGCGACGCTTATGGCCACCTGCTGGCCAGCGCCGGGGTCCCGGTACGCCATGATCACTTCGCCGGCATGATCCACGCATTCATGCAAACGGGCGGCCACACACGTGCGACCGCCCGGCTCTTCGATTGCATTGCAAATTGGCTGCAGCGCTTCGCGCCTTCACCCTAA
- a CDS encoding Gfo/Idh/MocA family protein, which produces MSIVSALGFGGRKIRYAIVGLGDISQEALMPGVRHTGNSEITALVSSDREKLGALGERYGVQHRHSYEEFPQLLASGEIDAVYLGTPNWRHAEFAIPALEAGIHVLSEKPLEVSADKCRAMIAAAERGNALLMTAYRLHFEPANLDAVRRIRAGELGELVAFTSCFGQMVDPANHRSRSGIEAGPLFDMAPYPINAIRFLFGAEPLEVVSAIAVRHEEAGLGELDDTIAVTLRMPGNRLAQFTVSYFTDQIDNLTIAGTKGSIHMDSAFGYGQGLEQFRKSSGNREHEVYKATDQFGGELKYFSDCILKGRSVEPDGEEGLADLLVIEAIAAALKLGGAVKIEPQERHRRIDPDEQEQRLKLVDIPEPVKAAKPAFS; this is translated from the coding sequence ATGAGCATTGTATCCGCACTCGGATTTGGCGGCAGGAAAATCCGCTACGCCATCGTCGGCCTTGGCGACATCTCGCAGGAAGCGCTGATGCCTGGCGTCAGGCACACCGGCAATTCCGAGATTACCGCGCTCGTCTCCTCGGACCGCGAGAAGCTGGGCGCGCTGGGCGAACGTTACGGCGTGCAGCATCGCCACTCATACGAGGAATTTCCGCAGCTTCTGGCATCCGGCGAGATAGACGCCGTCTATCTCGGCACGCCCAACTGGCGCCATGCCGAATTCGCTATCCCGGCGCTCGAGGCGGGCATCCATGTCCTGAGCGAAAAGCCGCTGGAGGTCAGCGCCGACAAATGCCGCGCGATGATCGCGGCGGCCGAACGCGGCAATGCCCTGCTGATGACCGCCTACCGGCTACATTTCGAGCCCGCCAATCTCGATGCGGTCCGCCGGATCAGGGCGGGCGAACTGGGCGAACTCGTTGCGTTCACGTCGTGCTTCGGGCAGATGGTCGATCCCGCCAACCACCGCAGCCGTTCCGGTATCGAGGCAGGGCCGCTCTTCGACATGGCGCCCTATCCGATCAACGCGATCCGCTTCCTGTTCGGCGCCGAGCCGCTGGAAGTCGTGTCGGCCATCGCGGTACGCCACGAGGAAGCGGGACTTGGCGAACTTGACGACACGATCGCGGTTACCCTCAGGATGCCCGGCAACCGGCTGGCGCAGTTCACCGTGAGCTACTTCACCGACCAGATCGACAATCTGACGATTGCCGGCACCAAGGGCTCGATCCACATGGATTCGGCTTTCGGATACGGGCAAGGCCTTGAGCAGTTCCGAAAGAGTTCGGGGAACCGCGAGCACGAGGTTTACAAGGCCACCGATCAGTTCGGCGGCGAACTGAAATACTTTTCCGACTGCATCCTGAAGGGCCGCAGCGTAGAGCCCGATGGCGAGGAGGGACTTGCCGACCTGCTGGTGATCGAGGCGATCGCCGCTGCCCTGAAGCTTGGCGGGGCGGTCAAGATCGAGCCGCAGGAGCGCCATCGCCGCATTGATCCCGATGAGCAGGAACAGCGCCTGAAACTGGTCGATATTCCGGAGCCGGTGAAGGCTGCGAAACCCGCCTTCAGCTGA
- the nhaA gene encoding Na+/H+ antiporter NhaA, with protein MAIRPRIAGREHARAGTSPISRAFLKRVAPLFAGKEISGGPMLLATFVALVLSSSPLASGWEDFWGLSLEISLGSHSLSHSLAEWIDHALLPLFFVIIGTDMKREIVTGELSRWRSAAFPLLGAIGGMVVPVGLFLVIAGQGPEAAGWGAVVVTDTAFGLALLAIFSDRFPAGLRALLLAFAAIDDVGGLLVIAGAYTRHIEIVGLVVAAVSFGVMLLLRKLRWFSSFPYVLLSIATWGGIFASGIHATIAGVVIGFVAPVRPRLDKDAFSRGVQRKVDDFQDAYRQLRQADGDDRIDRAAHHEVEAHLGYLDEMTAATEVTGDRLVGVLTPWVSYFVLPLFVLSNVHVAITPDALAGAVASPLAPAVVAALVLGKPIGFLFASWLGTRTGIARLPSGVTWRMVLAMSSLAGIGFTISLFIADLAFADSRLVEQASLGTLAASAVAGLAGYVFLRFAGDRPKM; from the coding sequence ATGGCGATAAGGCCGCGCATCGCCGGGCGCGAACATGCCCGCGCCGGCACATCACCGATCTCGCGGGCCTTCTTGAAGAGGGTGGCGCCGCTTTTCGCTGGCAAGGAGATTTCCGGCGGGCCGATGCTGCTGGCAACGTTCGTCGCCCTTGTCCTGAGCAGTTCACCTCTCGCGTCAGGCTGGGAGGATTTCTGGGGCCTCTCGCTGGAGATCAGTCTGGGCTCGCATTCCCTCTCTCACTCGCTGGCAGAGTGGATCGACCACGCGCTCCTGCCTCTGTTCTTCGTCATCATCGGCACGGACATGAAACGCGAGATCGTCACGGGCGAACTCTCGCGCTGGCGTTCGGCCGCTTTTCCGCTGCTGGGGGCAATCGGCGGCATGGTGGTGCCGGTGGGACTCTTCCTGGTCATTGCCGGACAAGGCCCGGAAGCGGCGGGATGGGGAGCGGTCGTCGTCACCGACACTGCTTTCGGCCTCGCCCTGCTGGCAATCTTCTCCGACCGGTTCCCAGCCGGTCTTCGTGCCCTTCTGCTGGCGTTTGCCGCCATAGACGACGTCGGCGGACTGCTGGTCATCGCCGGCGCCTATACCCGGCACATCGAAATCGTCGGCCTCGTCGTGGCGGCAGTATCGTTCGGCGTCATGCTGCTGCTGCGCAAGCTGCGCTGGTTTTCCTCCTTCCCTTACGTGTTGCTGTCGATAGCAACCTGGGGCGGGATATTCGCATCCGGCATTCATGCCACGATTGCCGGCGTCGTCATCGGTTTCGTCGCACCGGTCCGCCCGAGGCTGGACAAGGATGCCTTTTCACGCGGAGTGCAACGCAAGGTCGATGATTTCCAGGATGCCTACCGGCAGCTGCGCCAGGCCGATGGCGACGATCGCATAGACCGCGCTGCCCATCATGAGGTTGAGGCCCACCTTGGATACCTCGACGAGATGACGGCGGCTACAGAAGTCACCGGCGATCGTCTCGTCGGGGTCCTGACCCCCTGGGTCAGCTATTTCGTCCTGCCGCTGTTTGTACTGAGCAATGTCCATGTGGCAATCACCCCTGATGCTCTTGCCGGCGCAGTGGCATCGCCCCTCGCCCCGGCGGTCGTCGCCGCTCTGGTTCTTGGCAAACCGATCGGCTTTCTGTTTGCTTCGTGGCTTGGAACCCGGACCGGAATTGCCCGTCTGCCGAGCGGCGTGACATGGCGCATGGTTCTCGCAATGAGCAGCCTTGCCGGTATCGGTTTCACGATATCCCTGTTCATAGCCGACCTTGCATTCGCGGACAGTAGACTGGTCGAGCAGGCATCGCTCGGGACGTTGGCTGCGTCGGCAGTGGCTGGTCTTGCAGGCTATGTCTTCCTTCGGTTTGCAGGTGATCGCCCGAAGATGTGA
- a CDS encoding ferritin-like domain-containing protein, protein MATQTQDRSAFLTDVQTLRERARKSLGDGAVMPSYQGDVDKTIELLQTVVATEIVCTLRYQMHAIAADGITSKSVAAEFEEHAKSEHGHALMAANRIDQLGGVPDFDPKDLATRSATEYGEPGNLIEMIKQDLIAERLVIEHYQELIRYFGDNDPTTRIMLEHILADEEEHASDMHDLLVAHEGRPFLKA, encoded by the coding sequence ATGGCGACCCAGACCCAGGACCGAAGCGCCTTTCTCACCGACGTCCAGACCCTTCGTGAACGCGCGCGCAAGTCGCTCGGGGACGGCGCGGTGATGCCCAGCTATCAGGGCGACGTCGACAAGACGATCGAACTTCTGCAGACAGTGGTCGCGACCGAGATCGTCTGCACGCTGCGCTACCAGATGCACGCGATCGCCGCGGACGGCATCACGTCCAAGAGCGTCGCTGCGGAATTCGAGGAGCATGCCAAGAGCGAACATGGTCACGCGCTGATGGCGGCCAACCGCATCGACCAGCTGGGCGGCGTTCCCGACTTCGATCCCAAGGACCTCGCCACCCGTTCGGCCACCGAATACGGCGAGCCGGGAAATCTGATCGAGATGATCAAGCAGGACCTGATCGCCGAGCGCCTCGTCATCGAGCACTATCAGGAACTGATCCGCTACTTCGGCGACAACGACCCGACGACGCGCATCATGCTCGAGCACATTCTCGCGGACGAGGAAGAGCATGCGTCCGACATGCACGACCTCCTTGTGGCCCATGAAGGTCGCCCTTTCCTGAAGGCTTGA
- a CDS encoding YihY/virulence factor BrkB family protein → MNTADTSICDQHGADAKTPAQYGAAAWKDIARRVWTNSGRHDLNLLSAAVAFYAFLSFVPLLGAVVMTYGLIADPATVAKHMATIIDLVPADAAHLIYDQLTSLTLAAADKKGLGLAVALLISIYGASRASGAMIGSLNIVYEQQDHRSFVRGTILALALAASAVVVGIVGLVAASMLSLAGDLIADLGPIGAPLIQAATLVVAAGLCSIAIGGMYRFAPDRADARWQWLTTGSLMATALWLVATVGFGLYASSLGNYDTTYGSLGAVVVLLMWLYVSAYAVLLGGLVNAETERQTARDTTTGPELPIGSRGATMADTSAALSPNEN, encoded by the coding sequence ATGAACACAGCTGACACATCCATTTGCGACCAGCACGGAGCCGATGCGAAGACGCCGGCGCAGTACGGCGCCGCGGCATGGAAGGATATCGCGAGGCGTGTCTGGACAAACAGCGGCCGGCACGATCTCAATCTGCTTTCCGCGGCGGTCGCTTTCTATGCGTTCCTGTCATTCGTGCCACTGCTTGGTGCAGTCGTGATGACCTATGGGCTGATCGCCGATCCGGCCACGGTCGCCAAGCACATGGCGACGATCATCGACCTCGTTCCTGCCGACGCCGCCCACCTCATCTACGACCAGCTCACGAGCCTCACCCTGGCGGCGGCCGACAAGAAGGGGCTTGGCCTTGCAGTTGCGCTCCTCATCTCGATCTACGGCGCTTCAAGAGCATCGGGCGCCATGATCGGATCGCTGAACATCGTATACGAGCAGCAGGATCACCGCTCGTTCGTGCGCGGCACCATTCTTGCCCTCGCACTTGCCGCATCGGCGGTCGTGGTCGGCATCGTCGGGCTGGTTGCGGCCTCGATGCTCAGCCTCGCGGGCGACCTCATCGCCGATCTCGGCCCGATCGGCGCCCCGCTGATCCAGGCAGCGACCTTGGTCGTCGCCGCGGGCCTGTGCAGCATCGCCATCGGCGGGATGTACCGCTTTGCGCCAGACCGCGCCGATGCGCGCTGGCAGTGGCTGACCACCGGGTCCCTGATGGCGACAGCGCTATGGCTGGTCGCCACCGTCGGCTTTGGTCTCTATGCCTCGTCGCTGGGCAATTACGACACCACTTACGGTTCGCTGGGCGCCGTGGTCGTGCTGCTGATGTGGCTTTATGTCTCGGCCTATGCGGTGCTGCTTGGCGGTTTGGTCAATGCCGAGACGGAACGACAGACCGCCCGCGACACGACCACAGGCCCGGAACTGCCAATCGGCTCACGCGGGGCAACGATGGCAGACACCAGCGCCGCGCTGTCACCGAACGAGAACTGA
- a CDS encoding BON domain-containing protein, which translates to MKSSGSGSIPEPCVFGLHAARRQSRAGLKQRRASMNRDERNPENRQSGGYRNQASSWDMPRQASQWQDERSRQAGGMDDATEESRSAYVPRRGEGRARNLGDRYESDSASSRYEEASRGTFGRDPRLEGRYGYGRDENIRRASSPRRNDYPVHDFDASGGNDYSSFTSEDYGGRDFSANRGALSGGAHPSNSYRPSWGPGSWSSRHHDDDYGAWRAEGEKRGFLERAGDEVASWFGDKDASRRRDMDHRGRGPSDYTRSDERIREDVNDALTQDWRLDASHVRVVVKEAEVTLDGTVSTRQDKRRAEDLAENVWGVSHVQNNLRVTGSTVRHDQSAVDGIPTTPSSAATRPTTTS; encoded by the coding sequence ATGAAGTCGTCCGGCAGTGGATCGATACCTGAGCCTTGCGTGTTTGGCCTTCATGCAGCGCGAAGGCAATCGCGCGCCGGATTGAAGCAAAGGAGAGCATCGATGAACCGCGATGAACGCAATCCCGAAAATCGTCAGTCAGGTGGCTATCGCAATCAGGCCAGTTCCTGGGACATGCCGCGTCAGGCCAGTCAGTGGCAGGACGAGCGCAGTCGGCAGGCTGGCGGAATGGACGATGCCACCGAAGAATCTCGAAGCGCCTATGTTCCGCGTCGGGGTGAAGGCCGCGCCCGCAATCTTGGCGATCGCTACGAAAGCGATTCGGCGAGTTCCCGTTATGAAGAAGCCTCGCGCGGCACCTTTGGACGCGACCCGCGTCTCGAGGGGCGTTACGGATATGGCCGGGACGAAAATATCCGGCGCGCATCCTCGCCGCGCAGAAACGACTATCCAGTACATGATTTCGATGCGAGTGGGGGCAACGACTATTCCAGCTTCACCAGCGAGGATTACGGCGGCCGCGATTTCTCGGCAAATCGCGGCGCGTTGAGTGGAGGAGCGCACCCCAGCAACAGCTATCGGCCAAGCTGGGGACCGGGTAGCTGGTCCAGCCGGCACCACGATGATGACTACGGCGCATGGCGTGCCGAAGGCGAAAAGCGCGGGTTCCTGGAAAGGGCCGGAGACGAGGTGGCCAGCTGGTTCGGCGACAAGGATGCGTCGCGTCGCCGTGACATGGACCACCGGGGACGCGGCCCATCGGATTATACCCGCTCGGACGAGCGAATTCGCGAGGATGTCAATGATGCCTTGACGCAGGACTGGCGGCTCGATGCAAGCCATGTCCGGGTTGTGGTGAAGGAGGCCGAGGTGACACTCGACGGCACTGTGTCCACACGGCAGGACAAGCGCCGCGCTGAAGATCTCGCGGAAAACGTGTGGGGCGTCAGCCACGTCCAGAACAATCTTCGCGTGACCGGGTCTACTGTGCGGCACGACCAGTCGGCCGTTGATGGCATTCCGACTACACCTTCGTCAGCAGCCACGCGGCCGACCACGACATCCTGA
- a CDS encoding FAD-dependent oxidoreductase: MADTKPDFAAGIASSDLKPDMILAGEFDGKPVVLVRQGDRVRALSGECTHLGAGLEQGIIAAGELRCPWHHARFSAETGEAVGAPAIEPLSCFAVTEEGGVIRVTGRADANTQASLKAMPDQRRIIIVGGGAAGHACADVLERAGQGDRVLILSADSDVPYDRTFCSKQYLAGKKKRDECMLPSGAGQGAASVEVRTGTEVTAIDTRARTLSTADGQRVAYETLILATGAEPIVPDIDGFDRDSVRFLRTLADADALIEAAEKAKSVAVMGASFIGLEVAASLRQRKLPVTVIAKDDVPLAGVLGEEVGRFVRGLHEDKGVAFRLGRTIESYDGKALTLDDGSTVDADLLVIGAGVKPRVELAEAAGIALATNEEGGGVRVDATLATSADGVFAIGDIASYPDPRLGHPIRVEHWVHAQRQGQYLARLLLGKVEEGFGDTPFFWSGHYDTSLRYVGHAASAKDRRIEGDVDEGAFAVFFREDGKEQALLTCQCDVEALEVEARWDMPASA, translated from the coding sequence ATGGCGGATACCAAGCCGGATTTTGCCGCAGGCATCGCGAGCAGCGACCTGAAGCCGGACATGATTCTTGCGGGCGAGTTCGACGGCAAGCCCGTCGTCCTCGTCCGGCAAGGCGACAGGGTGCGCGCTCTATCGGGCGAATGCACGCATCTGGGAGCCGGGCTGGAACAGGGCATCATTGCGGCAGGAGAGCTTCGGTGCCCATGGCACCACGCGCGCTTCTCGGCCGAAACCGGCGAGGCGGTGGGCGCGCCTGCGATCGAGCCGCTTTCGTGTTTTGCGGTGACCGAAGAGGGCGGAGTGATCCGCGTCACCGGCAGGGCCGATGCGAATACGCAGGCAAGCCTGAAAGCTATGCCGGATCAGCGCCGCATCATCATCGTGGGCGGCGGGGCGGCAGGTCATGCCTGCGCCGACGTTCTCGAGCGGGCCGGGCAGGGGGACCGCGTGCTGATCCTCAGCGCCGATTCCGATGTCCCGTACGATCGCACGTTCTGCTCCAAGCAGTATCTTGCCGGAAAGAAGAAGCGTGACGAATGCATGCTCCCTTCCGGCGCCGGGCAGGGGGCTGCCTCGGTGGAGGTGCGTACCGGAACTGAGGTGACGGCCATCGACACCCGGGCGAGGACCCTGTCCACGGCTGACGGGCAGCGCGTGGCCTACGAGACGCTCATCCTCGCAACAGGGGCTGAGCCGATCGTCCCTGACATCGACGGCTTCGATCGCGACAGCGTCCGTTTTCTTCGTACGCTTGCCGATGCCGACGCCCTCATCGAGGCCGCAGAAAAAGCGAAGAGCGTGGCGGTCATGGGGGCCAGTTTCATCGGCCTTGAAGTCGCCGCGTCGCTGCGCCAGCGCAAGCTTCCCGTGACCGTCATTGCGAAGGACGATGTTCCGCTTGCCGGAGTGCTCGGCGAGGAGGTCGGGCGCTTCGTTCGGGGCCTGCATGAAGACAAGGGCGTTGCGTTCCGACTTGGGAGAACGATCGAAAGCTATGATGGCAAGGCCTTAACCCTTGACGATGGATCGACGGTCGATGCCGACCTCCTGGTCATCGGTGCCGGCGTGAAGCCGCGCGTCGAACTTGCCGAAGCTGCCGGGATCGCGCTCGCCACCAACGAGGAAGGTGGCGGGGTCAGGGTCGATGCCACGCTTGCGACTTCCGCTGACGGCGTCTTCGCGATCGGTGACATTGCCTCCTATCCCGATCCGCGACTGGGCCACCCGATCCGAGTCGAGCATTGGGTCCATGCGCAGAGGCAGGGCCAGTACCTTGCGCGGCTGCTGCTGGGCAAGGTCGAGGAAGGGTTCGGAGACACCCCGTTCTTCTGGTCCGGGCATTACGATACCAGTCTTCGCTATGTCGGCCATGCCGCTTCGGCCAAGGATCGCCGGATCGAGGGCGATGTCGATGAAGGCGCGTTCGCTGTCTTCTTCCGGGAGGACGGCAAGGAGCAGGCACTGCTTACCTGTCAGTGCGATGTCGAAGCTCTGGAGGTGGAAGCCAGATGGGACATGCCGGCATCCGCCTGA
- a CDS encoding SDR family NAD(P)-dependent oxidoreductase: MKLDIEGRIALITGADSGIGKETARRLLSEGVRVAISDQPGGNLHETLAELEPLGEVIAVEADVTDRNSVTELYAKVRTALGDPDILVNAAGVTGATGDFIDVDDDGWLETLNINLMGAVRVAREAIPAMRAAKWGRVVLIGSEDGVQPYVDELAYCASKAGIINLAKGLSKAYGCDNVLVNTVSPAFIETPMTDKMMEKRAKEKGVDVDEAIRSFLDEERPGMALKRRGKPEEVADMIVFLCSERASFVNGSNMRVDSGSVMTI, translated from the coding sequence ATGAAGCTCGATATCGAAGGGCGCATTGCGCTAATCACCGGCGCGGACAGCGGCATCGGCAAGGAGACGGCGCGACGCCTGCTGAGTGAAGGCGTTCGAGTTGCGATCAGCGACCAGCCCGGCGGCAACCTGCACGAGACGCTCGCCGAACTCGAACCGCTGGGCGAGGTGATCGCCGTGGAGGCGGATGTCACCGATCGGAACAGCGTTACCGAACTTTACGCGAAGGTGCGCACCGCGCTCGGTGATCCCGATATCCTCGTCAATGCCGCCGGTGTGACCGGTGCGACTGGCGATTTCATCGATGTCGATGACGACGGCTGGCTCGAAACGCTCAACATCAATCTCATGGGCGCAGTACGCGTGGCGCGGGAGGCCATTCCGGCGATGCGCGCGGCAAAGTGGGGGCGGGTGGTGCTGATTGGCTCGGAAGACGGCGTGCAGCCTTATGTCGACGAGCTGGCCTATTGCGCGTCAAAGGCCGGTATCATCAATCTCGCGAAGGGCCTGTCCAAGGCCTACGGCTGCGACAACGTTCTGGTGAACACCGTTTCGCCCGCATTCATCGAAACGCCGATGACCGACAAGATGATGGAAAAGCGGGCAAAGGAAAAGGGTGTCGACGTCGATGAGGCGATCCGCAGCTTCCTCGACGAAGAGCGCCCCGGAATGGCGCTCAAGCGGCGCGGCAAGCCCGAAGAGGTCGCCGACATGATCGTCTTTTTGTGCTCCGAGCGCGCCAGCTTCGTCAACGGCAGCAACATGCGGGTCGATTCCGGCTCGGTCATGACCATCTGA